From the genome of Rana temporaria chromosome 8, aRanTem1.1, whole genome shotgun sequence:
TACACCATCAGCCAAGTCCATAGAAACACACTCTGCATTTGTTTCTGCCTGCTTGGTTTTAAAGCCCAATTTtgggcaaaaatattttttcccgtGTGGTGGGGCTGTGCATGCACTGCATGGGTCATCTGCTGGTTTTGTCCAGGGGTAAAGAGAAAGCTAATACTCACTCGATCCTCCATGCCTCTGGAAAACAGCATTCCCACATGGTCCAGCGGTTGACTGTTCCTGGTCTATGGAGCCTGCTCTGTGCTTGATGACGCCAGGAACAATCCACATCTCAAGACCACTGGAGTGTGGGGGTGCTGGACCGGTCCTATGCTGGGAGTATCGGAGAATTAGGTaagtattagacatgtgcaatttttattcgttacgaatacgttttctgtcaattttcgttattttagttgattcgttaacatacgaatgaacgaacggtttagcgcaattaataacgaataacgatattttcaaaataacgaatatggaaaacaacgaagatacgaaagaagaaagaaacgaaaacatagaaacaatgaaaataccgaacccaaaaaaaaaaattattacgaaaaacaaaatgaacgaaaatgcaaacttactaatattcgaagaccgaaaagaaaacaaccgaaatgccgaacaaagaataaaaaactaagatcaaaactaacgaaaaataaaataCGAATCTTcagaaaacggaaatgaaaacaacgaaaatacgaaataatgtaaattagctttcgttagtactgaaatatttctggacattgaccaatagccactgagcgctgtccctttcctctgaagaggtttgttccttcccccaatgagcttctttctcattacctcctggctccttgtgtctttttctgtgttagactgcagtgcatctgatttctagatttgtatttgtaatatctgacatattttagttttcttctacatcagacttcattctagacagggtgtgcactgctaactaagacagtcaagtcaatcacagtaaaatccgaattacaaaattacgacgagtagtgtgtcgaataaacgtaaaatgtattctaacagaattacaaatgcaataaaatctacaaaagtacgtttttacaatcaaaggaaattagacacgaaaatacgaatgatcataaagcaacgaagatatatctcttacgaaaatacgaacgcggcatgatggaaaatataatgtaaatacgaatagcaaaacaacgaagattaaaccaacgtaaaaacgaaggaacgaataaaatcattttaaaaatgcgaacgcggcagaatacaaaatataacgaaaatactaatctcgattcaacgaaaaataaactaacagaaaaaaacggaaacggaaaaaaaagttttacgaatatactaaagagtacgaatacgataactaacgtcttacgaaattacgactcgttacgaatcacgataaacgaacagaaacgaaacagaaataaacgacattttttgctgtgcacatgtctagtaagtaTATCTCTTTTTTCCTGTGAGTAGTTGACAAGTCGTGTCAGTTCCACTGAAAGCCCAtctccaagcaaaaaaaaaggtttcccgCGCAGTGGGGTTGTGCCTACACTGCACGGGAAACTTTTTTTTGTGCCTGGAGATGGGATTTCAGTGGAATTGACACTACTTGACTATCTTCTGGATCTAGGCAAGGGGAGGGTAGGCAAGAAGCACTAGATGCCACAACAAGTTTTGCTTCTAATAACCATCTCGTTGAGCATCAGCTGGTGAAGGTGATCGATCTGATGGAGTAATAGCAAGAATGAGGAAATCATAAAAAGGAGGACGAGGGTCTTCTTCTGCCCGGACTCGTCTCATTGAAGAAGGACACGGCTGTGGTGGAGGTTTACTAAACAACGCCATCATGTCACAGGGTTTTCTGGCTAGACCTCAGATGAGAAGCCTTCTGGGAAAAAGGTTGAGATTCCACATTGTTAGAGCCTTCATCTTTTCCATGAGTGTTGTGGCGCTGTACAAGTTTGGTGTGGCCGAGCCAAGGAAGAGGGCGTATGCCAACTACTATAAGAATTACGATGCAGTAAAGGAGTTTGAAGCCATGAGGGAAGCTGGAGTGTTTCAGGGTGTGAGGCCTAAGGGAGAATGAGGCCACATGTCAGGGGTCAGCAGCTAAGACCACCAGACACATAGctacacagaggaactgagactagggtgaccacatttccaaaccgccattcagggacacatcccctctctcaccttcccccaaaaaagatgaggggggtaatgtagtctcagggttgatggggaatttgacggcgggttatttgtcaggtgaatgtgccacttgccaccagatgcagtgccgcttgcagcccatagcctgccaccagatgcagtgcttctgtcactccctctgcatgagccacttgCGTAGAAGGAAAAGAGTTGCGTCACTagctggagagtgaagatcacaccagtccctgctgcttgccactgggtgccagagaaggaggaggtgccaaggtgcatggggacagcagtgctgtgctaggcgcaggcctcgctgccggcctcactgtctgaggaTAAATAGTGATTGGTTGCAAGATTctaggcagcgctggccctagcaaccagtttcggaaatgtagttattagttagtagggggtggctgtgtcctccatttcattctgggacattgtattgtcccggaatgaaggtgcctgggacctgggacagacatgtcaattgcgggacagtcccaggcaatccgggacacgtgggcaccataactgagaccaaacaaagtatttataattaaagtgatatttatttacagtgaacacacaccaataaacatacacatCAACCAGTGAgaacataaaccactccagcaaacaagaacaagaataactaatgaacctaactgctatctatatacaattacctagattcaggtaggtcgccgcatctttaaggcggcgtagcgtatcgtatttaaatgcggcc
Proteins encoded in this window:
- the LOC120910339 gene encoding cytochrome c oxidase subunit 6C-like, encoding MSQGFLARPQMRSLLGKRLRFHIVRAFIFSMSVVALYKFGVAEPRKRAYANYYKNYDAVKEFEAMREAGVFQGVRPKGE